CACTGTCACCAATATGTTCATGTTGAATATGGCTGTGTCGGATCTAATTTTAGTTCTTTTAAATGTGCCCTTGAATCTTGCAAGACATATCATGCATGAGTGGACTTTAGGGGATTCTCTATGTAATTTGCTCAACTATTCTCTAATGGCGTCCGTATACGTGTATTCCTTTACTTTGACCGCCATTGCTTTAGACAGGCATCGCGTTCTTCTTTACCCTCTCCATCCAAGAATCACAAAAAAGAAATGCCTAATTGTGATGTTTTTCATTTGGACTCTTTCGTTTACGCTCGCCATTCCTTATGGAGTTTTTACTGAAGTAAGACACGTCGACATTTTTGTTGCGCAAATACAACGATGCATATCCAATTACCCAGACCCCAGTGTATTCTGGGAACAATACGTCACTGTGTTCACCATAACACTACAATACGTACTTCCTCTCCTTATCATTGGTCTAGCGTATTGTCGCGTGGTGCACAAACTCTGGCTTCGAACACACCTGGGCGTCGTCACGGAAGTTCAGAGAACCATTCAAATTAACGCCAAGAGACGGAGCATTAAGCTGCTGATAGCCGTGGTCGTTGTATTTGCAATTTGTTGGATGCCACTGAATTTGTACCACATTTTGACGGATTTCCATCCCGATACTACGGTGTTTCACTACAACAGCACCGTTTTCTTTATCTGTCACTGGGTCGCCGTGAGTAGCACGTGTATCAACTCGATCCTG
This is a stretch of genomic DNA from Crassostrea angulata isolate pt1a10 chromosome 4, ASM2561291v2, whole genome shotgun sequence. It encodes these proteins:
- the LOC128179394 gene encoding G-protein coupled receptor 83-like, giving the protein MALRYDGNPAQQQSLMTNSQIYTLTDYEDELLKMTLPVMDKLDKFLSEADNATLILLFNDSSRKNHNGLFPNQVDSSSHIFLLVSFGILVVASFMSNIFVCCVIIRNKKMHTVTNMFMLNMAVSDLILVLLNVPLNLARHIMHEWTLGDSLCNLLNYSLMASVYVYSFTLTAIALDRHRVLLYPLHPRITKKKCLIVMFFIWTLSFTLAIPYGVFTEVRHVDIFVAQIQRCISNYPDPSVFWEQYVTVFTITLQYVLPLLIIGLAYCRVVHKLWLRTHLGVVTEVQRTIQINAKRRSIKLLIAVVVVFAICWMPLNLYHILTDFHPDTTVFHYNSTVFFICHWVAVSSTCINSILYCWMNPTFRSQLKPTCCGKPVTRNQFEQEYFDVYLQNVTSRQNVRYCTVNSSSSTDGQRTDRLLTKDFSYKISFKSKLKYNETYL